The sequence below is a genomic window from Kitasatospora kifunensis.
GCAGATACGGCACGCGGCATCGCCCTGGTGGACGGTGACGATCAGGCCAACATTCACGTGGCACTCGCCGCGCAGGGCCTCAACCCGGAGATCCGGATCGTGCTGCGGATGTTCAACCAGCGGCTCGGCGACCAGATCCAGGTGCTGCTGAAGAACTGCGCCGCGCTCTCCGGCTCGGCCACCGCCGCGCCGGCCTTCGCCAACGGCGCGCTGGCCCGCCCCAACTCGGTGCGGGTCGGCGACCGTTACCTCTATGTCGCCTACGACGCCGACCTGCACGCCGGCCACCTGTGCGTGGCCGCCGACCGGATCGACCGGCAGGACCTGACCAGGCTGCGGTTACTGCCCGAGACCGAACCGGCCTCCCTGGACTTCATCCGGCTGGCCCAGGCCTTCGGTGAGGGCGGTCCGATCGCGGCCGCCGCACCGGTCGGAAGCGAGGGCGGGACGGGGGAGCCGGACGGCGTGGCCGTGCTGCAGACCCTGCCCACCGAGCCACGGCTGCGGGTCCCGCTCCGCTTCCGGCTGCTCTACCGCTTCCTGGACACCCTGCGGTTCTTCACCGGGGTGCGGATCCGGCTGGTGCTGTTCACCGCCTTCGCGGCGATCGTCGCCTCGGCGTTGATCATCTGGTACTTCAACCGGAGCTTCGGTTGGACGCTCTACCTCACCCTGCTCGACATGGCCGGCTCGGCCCAGCCCGACCAGATGAGCGACCCCGGTGCCGGCACCGGCGGCTCCTGGCAGCGGGTCGCCCAGGTGATCATCACCTTCAGCGGCATCGCGCTGGTGCCGGTGCTCACCGCGATCGTGGTGGAGTCGCTCGCCTCCGGACGGCGTGGGCTGCCGCGCGGGCCCAGTGCGGGTCTGCGCGGCCATGTGATCGTGGTCGGGCTCGGCAACGTCGGCACCCGGGTGGCCACCCTGATGCACGAACTCGGGGTGCCGGTGGCCGGCCTGGAGCGCGATCCGCAGGCCCGCGGCATCGTCGCCATGCGCGCCCTGGGCATTCCGGTGGTGGTGGGTGACGGTCCGCTGGCGGACCAGCTGCGCCTGGCCAGGGCCCGGCACGCGCGCGCGGTGGTCGCGGTGACCAGCGACGACGCGGTCAACCTGGAAGCGGCGCTGGAGGCCCGAGCGTTGCGCGAGGACGTACGGATCGTGGTGCGCCTGTTCGACGACGACTTCGCGCAGCACGTCTACTCGACGCTGGGCAACGTCGCCTCGCGCTCGGTCTCCTACCTGGCCGCGCCCGCCTTCGCCGCCGCGCTGATGGGCCGCGAGGTGCTCGGCACCCTCTCGGTCTTCCGACACGTGCTCATGATCGCCGAGTTGGTGGCCGAGGAGGGCGGGGCGCTGGTCGGCATGAACCGCAACCGCATCGAGGCGATCGGGGGCCTTAGGGTGCTCGCGGTCCGGCTGGCTCGCTCGCCGCAGACCTACCAGTGGGGGTACGCCGACCGCAGCCGGGGCTTCAAGGTCGGCGACCGGGTGGTGGTGGTCGCCACCCGCAGCGGCCTGGCCCGGCTCAACAACGCCGCGCCCGAACCGCTGCTGGCGGAGCCGACGTAGGAGTGTTCTACGGAAGCGGCCTGGCCGCCGGGCAGGGCTTACGGAAGCAGCCCGGCCCGGCGCCACATGGACTCGCTGTGCCGGTCGATGATGCCCAGTTCGGTGAAGAACGCGACCGCCTTGCGCGCCCAGTCCGCCTTGGCGGCGCGCCAGTGCGGGTTGGCCGCGGCCGCCGCCTTGGCCTGCTTGACGTCGAGCCCGGCCAGCGCGTAGATCCGCGGGTTGACGCACTCGATCACCGCCTCGTAGGCCAGCACCCCGATCACCTGGCGGAACACCGCCCGCCGCGCCGGGCTCAACTTGGCCCAGCGTCGCTCCAACTCCGGCTTGGCGTAGCCGATGTGCCGGGCCTCCTCGATCACGTGGATCTTCGCCACCGAGCGGCCCAGCGGTTGCAGGCTCTCGTCGCGGATCATCTCGCGCTGCATCGCGTCGGTGAACTCCTCCACGAATATCGCACCCGCGAAGGTCAACGTGGTGTCGTTGAGCAGCAGATGGAGCCGACCGCGCCGCTCGGCCCGCCTGCTGGGGCGGGCGGTGGGGTAGCCGGTCCTGGTGATGTACTTGGCGAACATGGTGGAGTGGCGGCACTCGTCGGCCACCTCGGTCAGCGCGTACTGCGCGTGCTGGGTGGTCAGGTCGCTGTCGTAGACGTGCCGGACAAGGCCGTCCATCAGGATCAGCTCGAACCAGATGCCCGCCGCGGTGACGCTGGCCAGCTGGTGCATGCTCAGTCTGGCCTGCTGACGTGACGTCAACTGATGCCACAGCCGGGTGCCGTAGAGCGAGACCCGGTGCGGGGGCAGGGCGAACTGGTCCGGGTCGATCGGAGCCTGCCAGTCGATCTCGGTGAGCGGGTCGTGGGAGTGCTTGGCCGAGACGCGCAGCAGGCGCTCGGCGTTCTCCTCACGGGCAGCCAGGGCGGTGTGGGCAGCGGTCTGGGTAGCGGTGTGGGTGAGGTCTCGCATGCTACGGCTCCGGTTCGGGCTCGGTGCTTCCGAGAGGGTGCTGCCTGGGCTCGGCAGGGGCGCCGGGCACGGCGGGGACGCCGCCCAGGGCGCGCAGGGCGAAGGAGATCAGCGCGGGAATCAGGTCGGCAGGCGCGCGCCCGCCGTCCGCGAGCGGCCCCACCAGCGCCTCGCCGACCCCGCCGACCAGCAGGGCTGCGGTCAACTCGGCGTCCTGGGGCGGTAGTCGACCGGCCGCCACGCCCTCCGCGATCCGGGCGGCGATCACATCACGAAACGCGCGCCGGAAGACCAGGCGCTCGGCCTCCACCTCGGCATCGACCGGCTCGGCCAGCAGCGCGTAGGCCAGTCGTGGGGCGCCCAGCGCGCGACCGGCGAAGGTGCCGATCACGGCGGCGACCTGGGCGTGCAGGTCACCGGCGAAGGCGGCTGCCCCGTGCACCGCCGCCACCTCCCGGCCGACGACGGTGCGAAACAGCTCCGCCACCAGCTCGGCCTTGCTCGGGAAGGACCGGTACACGCTCCCGGTGGCGATCCCCGCCCGCTCCGCGACGGCGGCCACCGAGCAGGCGGCGTAACCGCGTTCGGCGAGCAGCTCGGTCGCGGCGGTCAGCACGGTCTCGCGCTGGGCGTCGAGCCGGGCTTGGACGGCGGGAGTCTTCCGGTAGGCCACGGCAAGAAGTGAAGCAGCCATTCAGTTCTTCAGCAAGAGCCTTGGCAGACATGGAAACCGGGGCCCCGGCGCAGTGCCGGAACCCCGGTTGGCCCTGGGGCGGTCAGGGGGCTTACACCGGCTCGGCCAGCGAGAGCCCGAACCGACCCTCGGGGTCGGTCCACCAGTGGCGCAGCGCGAAGGAGGCGGTGGCCAGCTCGGCGGCCACCTTGTCGCGGCGGAACTTCGCCGAGATCTCGGTGCGCAGCTCCTCGCCCTCGGCGAAGTCCACCGCCAGCTCCAGTGCCGGGATCGCCACCCGCTGCGCCCGCCGCGAGCGCAGCCGCATCTCGATCCACTCCTGCTCGGCGTCCCAGTGGGCCACGTGCTCGAAGGCCTCCGGGTCGAAGCCGGCGTCCAGTTCGCGGTTCAGCACATTGAGCACGTTCTTGTTGAACTCGGCGGTCACCCCGGCCGCGTCGTCGTAGGCGGCCACCAGCACGGCCGGGTCCTTGACCAGGTCGGTGCCGAGCAGCAGCGCGTCGCCGGGCGCCAGGTCGGCCCGGAGCGCGGCCAGGAACTCGGCCCGTTCGGCGGGCAGCAGGTTGCCGAGTGTGCCGCCGAGGAAGGCCACGAGGCGGGGCGCCTGCGCCTCGCGGGGCAGACCGAGCCGCGCGGTGAAGTCGGAGACCACTCCATGGATCGCCAACTTCGGGTACTCCTCGGCGAGTTGGCGCCCGGCCTCGCGTAGCGCGCTCTCCGAGACGTCGACCGGGACGTAAGCGTCCAAGGTGCCCAGTGAGCGCAGCGCGTCCAGCAGCAGCCGGGTCTTCTCGGAGGAGCCGGAGCCCAGTTCGACCAGGGTGTGCGCCCGGGTGACGCTCGCGATCTCAGCCGCCCGCTCGGTCAGGATCGCCCGCTCGGCGCGGGTCGGGTAGTACTCGGGCAGTCTGGTGATGTCCTCGAACAGCTCGCTGCCGCGCTTGTCGTAGAACCACTTGGGCGGCAGCCACTTGGTCGGCGCGGTCAGCCCCTGGCGGACATCCGTGCGCAGCGCCTGGGCGAAGTGGTCGGCGGGCAGCAGGCGGGTGAGCTCGAATGCGGTCATCGAATGCGGTCCTCTCAGGTGTGGCTCGGTACGGCCGGTGCGGCTCGGTGCGACTCGGTGAGGCCGAGTGCGGCTCGGAAAGCGCTTCAGGGAGCGGCGCTCGGGTCCAGCGGACGGATGGTCACGGCGTCGGGGGTGGCCAGCAGCACGGAGCGGTCGGGGACCGGGATCCAGCCGGGGCCGTCGTCGCCCGGCTCGGAGGCGACCAGCACGCTGTGGCCGAGCTCCAGGCGGTGGAAGAGGGTGTCGCCCCAGGTCGTCGCGGCTATCAGGTGGCCGTCGGTGACCAGCAGGTTGAGCCGGGCCTCGGTGTGCGCGGCGACCTCGGTGACGGTTGCGGCCAGCGCGCAGCCCACCTCCTCGCCTGCTGCCAGGCGTCGCCGCAGCAGCGCCCAGATGAGCGCGGAGTCGCAGCGGGCCGCCAGCTCCAGCAGCTCGCCGGGCGTGAGCAACTCGGCCAGCGGCGCCGCCGCGCTCGGCCAGCCGCCGAGCGCGCCGTTGTGGCTGAACAGCCAGCCCTCACCCCGGTAGGGCGCGGCGGCGCTCTCGTCGGCGCTGGTGCCGGGGGTGGCCGAGCGCACGGCGGCCAGCAGCGCCGTGCTGCGGATCGCCCTGGCCAGGTCGGTGAGGTTCTCGTCGGCCCAGATCGGCACCGCCCTGCGGTAGCGGACCGGTTGCGGGTCGCCCTCGACGTACCAGCCCAGGCCGAAGCCGTCCACGTTCACCGTTCCGTGCCGCTGCAACCTGGGCGCCCAGGACTGCCGGTAGAGCCCGTACGGCGGTTCGATCAGCAGCTCGGCCGGGCTCACCGCTGGTCCCAGGTAGGCAAGGTGGCGGCACATCAGGAGGCATCCAGATCCCGGGCGGTCCGGAAGCCGGCGAAGATCTGCCGGCGGATCGGATAGTCCCAGTTGCGGAAGGTGCCTCGGCAGGCCACCGGGGCGACCGCGAAGCTGCCACCGCGCAGCACCTTGTACTCGGCCTGTTCGCCGGGGGCGGCGAAGAAGACCTCCGAGTACTCCCGGTAGGGCCAGGCCCGGAATCCCGGGTAGGGGGTGAAGTCGCTGGCCGTCCACTCCCACACGTCGCCGATCAACTGCCGTACCCCGTACGGCGAGGCGCCCTCGGGGTAGCTGCCGACCGGGGCCGGTTGGAGGTGGCGCTGGCCCAGGTTGGCGTGCTGCGGGCCCGGCGGCTGATCGCCCCAGGGGAAGCGGCGCGAGCGGCCGCTGACCGGGTCGTGCCGGGCGGCCTTCTCCCACTCCGCCTCGCTGGGCAGTCGCCGCCCGGCCCAGCGGGCGTAGGCGTCCGCCTCGTACCAGGTGACGTGCAGCACCGGCTCGGCCGCCGGGACCGGCTCCAGATGGCCGAACCGCCGGCGCAGCCACTGGCCGTCCGCTCGGCTCCAGAACAGCGGCGCGGTCAGCTTCGCGGCCATCCGGTGCGCCCAGCCCTGCGGGCTCCACCAGCGCGGCTCCTGGTAGCCGCCGTCCTCGATGAAGCGTTGGTAGGCGGCGTTGCTGACCGGGGTGGTGTCGATCGCGAAGCCGGGCAGGTCCACCTGGTGGGCGGGCCGCTCGTTGTCCAGCGCCCAGGGCTCGGTGTCCGTGCCCATGGTGAACGGACCGGCGGGGATGGCGACTTCGCTCGGCAGGCGGTCGGCCGGGGCCGGCTCTGGCGCGGGGGCCGAGAGCACGGGGGCGCCGGTGCGCAGCTGATGGGTGATCAGCATCGTTTCGTCGTGCTGCTGTTCGTGCTGGGCGATGAGCCCGAAGGCGAAGCCGGCCTCCAGCAGTGGCGCCCCGGTCAGTTCGACGCCAGCCAGCAGGTCGAGCACCCGGCCGCGCACCTCGTGGGCGTAGCCGCGGGCCTCGGCGGGTGGCAGCAGCGGCAGCGAGGGGCGCTCGGCACGCGGGTGTTCGAAGGCGTCGTAGAGCGGGTCGATCTCGGGGTGCATCGGCTCGCGGCCACCCACGTTGCGCAGCAGCCAGAGCTCCTCCTGGTTGCCGATGTGGGCCAGGTCCCAGACCAGTGGGGACATCAACCTGGAGTGCTGGGCGGTCAGTTCGCCCTCGTCCACGCAGTCGGTCAGGCCGCTGGTGCGGTCCCGGGCGGTCAGCAGCTCGGTGGCGATTCTCTCGCGCAGCTGCTCGTCGGTCAGTTCGAGGAGGCCCCGCACGGGGCCCGGTTCGGCGTTCAGCACGGTGCGTCCTCCTCGGACTCCTTGGACCGCTCGGGCTTCTCGGGCTTCTCGGGCTTCTCGGATTTCTCGCTCTGCGTGGGTTCTTCGGGCCGCTCGCCCCGTTGGGCGGCGACCCCCTCCAGCAGGTCGTCCGCCGGGCAGCGGCCCCTGGCGGTGTAGCGGTCGGCGAACTGGGCGACCGCAGAACGCAGTTGGCGATCATCCCGCCGGTCGGCGAGTACGCCGTCGGCGACCGCGAAGCAGTCGAGCGCGGCCTGGCGCAGTACCGGGTCGTCCATGCCGCGGGTGGCGGCCCTGGTCCAGGCCGGTCCGCGCGGGCCCGGCTCGGCGGAGGTGGAGGCGGCGCCGGCGGCCAGCGGCTCCAGCGCGGCGAGCGCGGCGTCGGCGGCCCGGGAGTCGGCGAAGAGCGCGGCGGTCAGTGCGGCCGGGACCACCCAGCCGTCGCCCGGCTGCGCGTCGATCATCCGCAGCTCCAGGTAGCCGCGTGGGCGGACCGGCGGGAAGAGCGTGCTCAGGTGGTAGTCCAGGTCGGCCAGGCTGGGGCGCTCGGCCTCGGGACGGGCGAGCCAGCCGCGGAAGGTGAGCCCGACCGGCGCGTTCCACGGGCGGCCCTCGGGGCGGCGTACGCAGAGCACCGCGGCGTCCAGCACGTACCGGGCCCAGGCCGCGCGCGGATCGCCGTCCGCGCCATGGCCGCCCGTGCCGCTGCCGCCGGTACCACCGCCGCCCGTGCCGCTGCCGTTCAGGCCGGTCGGCGCCAGGGTGCGGCTGGGGTCCATCCGGGCCCAGACGGCCTGGCGGGTGGACCGGTAGCCGGTCGGCCGCCCGTCCAGCAGTGGGGAGTTGGCGAAGGCGGCGACCAGCACCGGACCGAGCAGGTGAGCCAGCCGCCAGCGCGCGCGAAAGCCGTCCAGGCCGTGCGTGTCGGTGCCCGCGTCCAGGCAGACCTGGGTGGAGGCGGTGGCACACATCATGATCTTGCCCCAGGGGCCGGTGCGGCCGAAGAACTCCTCCATCGCCAGGTAGCGCGGTTGCCGCAGCGTTACCCGGCGTTCTTTCGGATGGGGTTCGATGCCGTAGCCGACGAGGTCCAGGCCTTGGGTGGCGAAGGCGGCACGCAGTGCGGCCAGGTCCAGACGGGTGGTTTCCACGCAGTCGGTGAGGTCCGCGGCGGCCGGGGAGCTGAGCTCGACCTGGCCGCCGGGCTCCTGGGTGAGCCGGGAGCCGTGAGGGAGGAACGGGTGGTCGGGGGGCAGATGCAGTGCTTCGAGTGCGGCACTGACCCGCGCGGGGTCGGGGGCGGCGTGGGGTCGACAGGAGTCATGGACGAACCACTCCAGCTCGACTCCGAGCTGTCCGGGAGGTCCGATCTTGAAACAGGTGCTGGCCACGTACGCCTCCGCGGACGATTCCGTCAGCGGGGTCACGGTCGGCGGCGCCTGCGGTTCGGTGTCGAGGGAGGGGCTCGACGGTCGTACGAGGTTCACGTTCTTCACCGTCCTCGTCATCCGGGTCACGACAACCTGATGTTCTTGCCCAGTCTGCGGCGACCCATACGGCAGCGCACCGGCGTCTGGCCGTAATTCATGGATTCCCGCTGCTCAGGGCGGGCAACCGGGTGAGGTGAGCTGCCTCACATTCCAGCTGACGGCGGCCTGGGTGGAAATATCTGGGGATGTTCTCCCCGTTTGCCGTACAGTCGATGGAAGTGGGGATGGAATCCCCGGAAAGGAGCGCTGCGATGACCGACACCCTGCAGACCTGCACGACTGCGACGGCTGGGTGCACCCGTGCGTCCGCGCCCCGACTCCGGGCCGATGCCACCCGCAACCGGGAGCGGATCCTGGCGGCGGCCAGGGAACTCTTCGCCGACGAGGGCGCGGACGTTCCGCTGGACGAGATCGCGAAGCGGGCCGGCGTCGGCAACGCGACTCTCTACCGTAACTTCCCCGACCGTACGACGCTGATCCACCAGGTCGTGCTCTCCGTCCTCACGAGCGTCCTGGAGCGGGCCAAGGAGGCGCTGGCCGACGAAGGGGATTCGTTCGAGGCGATCAGCCGCTATGTGCACGCGGCCGCCGACGAGCGGATCGGCGCCCTCTGCTCGCTGCTCTCCGAGCACCTGAAGCTCCACGAGGACGAGGAGCTGCTCAGCACCCGGACCGAGCTGGAGCACGTGGTCGAGGCGCTGCTGATCCGGGCCAAGCGGGCCGGCCGGCTGCGTCCCGACGTCGGGCCCGGCGATCTCTTCGTCGCCCTGGCCAGGCTGACTCGTCCGCTGCCGGGCAAGGAGTGCCTGGAGGACGCGATGTTCATCCACCGACACCTACAGCTCTTCCTCGACGGGATGCGCGCCCCCGCGCCCTCCGTCCTGCCCGGGCGCGCCGCCACCGTGGAGGACCTGCGGCGCGTGTGACCTGCCGCCGGGACACGCCCGGCCCCCGAACCACTTCGTTACCGCTGAACTTCTTCGTGCTTCTTCGTGCTTCTTCGTGACTTCTGTCGTGCTGAATCTCTGAGCTTCACGGACGTGGCCCTGCCACGCCCGCACCCCTAAGCAACTCCTGCCGTTAGGTGAGTACAACCATGTCTCAAACCGTCCCGCAGGCCGACCCCAGGCGCTGGAAGGCACTGGGCTTCATAGCCCTGGCCCAGCTCATGGTGGTGCTGGACGCCACCATCGTGAACATCGCCCTGCCCTCGGCCCAGCGCAGCCTCGGCTTCTCCGACACCAACCGCCAGTGGGTGATCACCGCCTACGCACTGGCCTTCGGTGGCCTGCTGCTCTTCGGTGGCCGGATCTCCGACCTCTGGGGTCGCCGCCGCACCTTCATGACCGGTCTGATCGGCTTCGCCCTGGCCTCGGCCCTCGGTGGCGCGGCGCAGAGCACCGGGATGCTGATCGGCGCCCGCGCCCTGCAGGGCCTGTTCGGCGCGCTGCTCGCCCCGGCCGCCCTCTCGCTGCTGACCGTGATGTTCAGCGAGGCGAAGGAGCGGGCCAAGGCCTTCGGCATCTACGGCGCGGTGGCCGGTGGCGGTGGCGCGATCGGCCTGATCCTGGGCGGCGTGCTCACCGAGTACCTGAACTGGCGCTGGACCTTCCTGATCAACGTGCCGTTCGCGATCGTCGCGGTGACCGGCGCGATCCTGGTGATCCGGGAGCCGGAGGGCACCCGTAACCGCAACCGCCTCGACATCCCCGGCGTGCTGCTGGTCTCCACCGGCCTGGTCTCCCTGGTCTACGGCTTCACCAAGGCTTCCGAGGACGGCTGGACCTCGGGCGTGACGCTCGGCCTGTTCGCCGCCGCCGTCGTGCTGCTGGCCTCGTTCGTCTTCGTCGAGAGCCGGGTCAGCGCGCCGCTGCTGCCGCTGCGCGTGGTGCTCGACCGCAACCGCGGCGGTGCCTACCTCTCGCTCGGCCTGGCCGTGATCGGGATGTTCGGGCTCTTCCTCTTCCTGACCTACTACATGCAGAACGTGCTG
It includes:
- a CDS encoding NAD-binding protein, which translates into the protein MTQVARGVNPVEAESAGLPFREHYIVCGANALAHRLILELIEHYEVPVVALVPDRMRDHAPRIERIEGVAAVLEFSSVTQEALLATGADTARGIALVDGDDQANIHVALAAQGLNPEIRIVLRMFNQRLGDQIQVLLKNCAALSGSATAAPAFANGALARPNSVRVGDRYLYVAYDADLHAGHLCVAADRIDRQDLTRLRLLPETEPASLDFIRLAQAFGEGGPIAAAAPVGSEGGTGEPDGVAVLQTLPTEPRLRVPLRFRLLYRFLDTLRFFTGVRIRLVLFTAFAAIVASALIIWYFNRSFGWTLYLTLLDMAGSAQPDQMSDPGAGTGGSWQRVAQVIITFSGIALVPVLTAIVVESLASGRRGLPRGPSAGLRGHVIVVGLGNVGTRVATLMHELGVPVAGLERDPQARGIVAMRALGIPVVVGDGPLADQLRLARARHARAVVAVTSDDAVNLEAALEARALREDVRIVVRLFDDDFAQHVYSTLGNVASRSVSYLAAPAFAAALMGREVLGTLSVFRHVLMIAELVAEEGGALVGMNRNRIEAIGGLRVLAVRLARSPQTYQWGYADRSRGFKVGDRVVVVATRSGLARLNNAAPEPLLAEPT
- a CDS encoding AurF N-oxygenase family protein, with product MRDLTHTATQTAAHTALAAREENAERLLRVSAKHSHDPLTEIDWQAPIDPDQFALPPHRVSLYGTRLWHQLTSRQQARLSMHQLASVTAAGIWFELILMDGLVRHVYDSDLTTQHAQYALTEVADECRHSTMFAKYITRTGYPTARPSRRAERRGRLHLLLNDTTLTFAGAIFVEEFTDAMQREMIRDESLQPLGRSVAKIHVIEEARHIGYAKPELERRWAKLSPARRAVFRQVIGVLAYEAVIECVNPRIYALAGLDVKQAKAAAAANPHWRAAKADWARKAVAFFTELGIIDRHSESMWRRAGLLP
- a CDS encoding TetR/AcrR family transcriptional regulator; this encodes MAYRKTPAVQARLDAQRETVLTAATELLAERGYAACSVAAVAERAGIATGSVYRSFPSKAELVAELFRTVVGREVAAVHGAAAFAGDLHAQVAAVIGTFAGRALGAPRLAYALLAEPVDAEVEAERLVFRRAFRDVIAARIAEGVAAGRLPPQDAELTAALLVGGVGEALVGPLADGGRAPADLIPALISFALRALGGVPAVPGAPAEPRQHPLGSTEPEPEP
- the egtD gene encoding L-histidine N(alpha)-methyltransferase gives rise to the protein MTAFELTRLLPADHFAQALRTDVRQGLTAPTKWLPPKWFYDKRGSELFEDITRLPEYYPTRAERAILTERAAEIASVTRAHTLVELGSGSSEKTRLLLDALRSLGTLDAYVPVDVSESALREAGRQLAEEYPKLAIHGVVSDFTARLGLPREAQAPRLVAFLGGTLGNLLPAERAEFLAALRADLAPGDALLLGTDLVKDPAVLVAAYDDAAGVTAEFNKNVLNVLNRELDAGFDPEAFEHVAHWDAEQEWIEMRLRSRRAQRVAIPALELAVDFAEGEELRTEISAKFRRDKVAAELATASFALRHWWTDPEGRFGLSLAEPV
- the egtC gene encoding ergothioneine biosynthesis protein EgtC, which codes for MCRHLAYLGPAVSPAELLIEPPYGLYRQSWAPRLQRHGTVNVDGFGLGWYVEGDPQPVRYRRAVPIWADENLTDLARAIRSTALLAAVRSATPGTSADESAAAPYRGEGWLFSHNGALGGWPSAAAPLAELLTPGELLELAARCDSALIWALLRRRLAAGEEVGCALAATVTEVAAHTEARLNLLVTDGHLIAATTWGDTLFHRLELGHSVLVASEPGDDGPGWIPVPDRSVLLATPDAVTIRPLDPSAAP
- the egtB gene encoding ergothioneine biosynthesis protein EgtB is translated as MLNAEPGPVRGLLELTDEQLRERIATELLTARDRTSGLTDCVDEGELTAQHSRLMSPLVWDLAHIGNQEELWLLRNVGGREPMHPEIDPLYDAFEHPRAERPSLPLLPPAEARGYAHEVRGRVLDLLAGVELTGAPLLEAGFAFGLIAQHEQQHDETMLITHQLRTGAPVLSAPAPEPAPADRLPSEVAIPAGPFTMGTDTEPWALDNERPAHQVDLPGFAIDTTPVSNAAYQRFIEDGGYQEPRWWSPQGWAHRMAAKLTAPLFWSRADGQWLRRRFGHLEPVPAAEPVLHVTWYEADAYARWAGRRLPSEAEWEKAARHDPVSGRSRRFPWGDQPPGPQHANLGQRHLQPAPVGSYPEGASPYGVRQLIGDVWEWTASDFTPYPGFRAWPYREYSEVFFAAPGEQAEYKVLRGGSFAVAPVACRGTFRNWDYPIRRQIFAGFRTARDLDAS
- the egtA gene encoding ergothioneine biosynthesis glutamate--cysteine ligase EgtA, whose product is MNLVRPSSPSLDTEPQAPPTVTPLTESSAEAYVASTCFKIGPPGQLGVELEWFVHDSCRPHAAPDPARVSAALEALHLPPDHPFLPHGSRLTQEPGGQVELSSPAAADLTDCVETTRLDLAALRAAFATQGLDLVGYGIEPHPKERRVTLRQPRYLAMEEFFGRTGPWGKIMMCATASTQVCLDAGTDTHGLDGFRARWRLAHLLGPVLVAAFANSPLLDGRPTGYRSTRQAVWARMDPSRTLAPTGLNGSGTGGGGTGGSGTGGHGADGDPRAAWARYVLDAAVLCVRRPEGRPWNAPVGLTFRGWLARPEAERPSLADLDYHLSTLFPPVRPRGYLELRMIDAQPGDGWVVPAALTAALFADSRAADAALAALEPLAAGAASTSAEPGPRGPAWTRAATRGMDDPVLRQAALDCFAVADGVLADRRDDRQLRSAVAQFADRYTARGRCPADDLLEGVAAQRGERPEEPTQSEKSEKPEKPEKPERSKESEEDAPC
- a CDS encoding TetR/AcrR family transcriptional regulator — protein: MTDTLQTCTTATAGCTRASAPRLRADATRNRERILAAARELFADEGADVPLDEIAKRAGVGNATLYRNFPDRTTLIHQVVLSVLTSVLERAKEALADEGDSFEAISRYVHAAADERIGALCSLLSEHLKLHEDEELLSTRTELEHVVEALLIRAKRAGRLRPDVGPGDLFVALARLTRPLPGKECLEDAMFIHRHLQLFLDGMRAPAPSVLPGRAATVEDLRRV
- a CDS encoding MFS transporter, with product MSQTVPQADPRRWKALGFIALAQLMVVLDATIVNIALPSAQRSLGFSDTNRQWVITAYALAFGGLLLFGGRISDLWGRRRTFMTGLIGFALASALGGAAQSTGMLIGARALQGLFGALLAPAALSLLTVMFSEAKERAKAFGIYGAVAGGGGAIGLILGGVLTEYLNWRWTFLINVPFAIVAVTGAILVIREPEGTRNRNRLDIPGVLLVSTGLVSLVYGFTKASEDGWTSGVTLGLFAAAVVLLASFVFVESRVSAPLLPLRVVLDRNRGGAYLSLGLAVIGMFGLFLFLTYYMQNVLGYSPVMTGVAFLPMVAGMITGSTQIGTRLMNRVPARALMGPGFLVASMGMLILTQIKVDSSYWLMLPGLILMGLGMGTAFMPAMSLATFRVRPQDAGVASAMVNTSQQVGGAIGTAALSTVATSASNAFAKSHPINPKSPAQLQMLVHAETAVHGFATAIWFSFGILLAAAVVATALLNGGGKANLVAAKGEDGEVADIPVMAH